In Helianthus annuus cultivar XRQ/B chromosome 3, HanXRQr2.0-SUNRISE, whole genome shotgun sequence, a single window of DNA contains:
- the LOC110930048 gene encoding replication protein A 70 kDa DNA-binding subunit A, translating into MAVNLTAGAIAALSTSESSTPDLKPVLQIMDIKLIQTQTPAAAAGGENKDRYRFLLSDGTFFQQAMVATQLIDVVRSKQVQKGSIIQMTQYTCNRIRDRFIIIIIGLNVIIDTCDIIGDPKPFSVKLPGNDTSSIERSGAPMQSSLNQPAPTVTRPNTNAGPPVHARTSEHNAGLHSYGNGRSAVPMQSSFNQPTTTVTRPNTNVGPPVYNNAFNNNSVNNRMSSIRPAFNQMPPMYGNRGPAAKTEAPARVIPIAALNPYQGKWTIKARVTAKGELRHYSNAKGDGKVFSFDLLDSDGEIRATCFNAVADQFYNQIEVGKVYYISRGSVKPAQKAFNHLKNDYEITLDQTSTVQPCFDDDNSIPSQQFHFRSIAEIEGMDSNTILDIIGVVSSITPSSSIMTKNQTETQKRSLSLKDMSGRSIDLTLWGNFCNVDGQKIQTMLDSGQFPILAVKSARVHEYNGKSIGTISSSQLVIEPDFPEAHKLKEWFNGVGRNAPTVPMSRESVSRTDKKTLAQIKDEKLGMSEKPDWITVNATIFHIKVENFCYTACPIMVGDRKCTKKVVNNGDGKWRCDKCDQTVDECDYRYILQVQIQDHTGLVWATAFQETGEEIMGVSAKDLYLIKNEEQDDDKFTEILHNALFNEFSFTLKVKEESYGDDQRSVKSNIFKAQKIKFSSHTKALLQEIEKIHKKEDPSSVTINHGLKPQTGTVGQQTALPASHVGHYGSQYGGSVGRMNSGVSSGGGNGGASGECFKCHQSGHWARDCPGVRNVPSYGGY; encoded by the exons aTGGCCGTAAATCTTACTGCGGGCGCAATAGCGGCACTATCCACCTCAGAATCGTCAACGCCGGATCTGAAACCGGTGCTACAGATCATGGATATCAAGTTGATTCAAACGCAAACTCCGGCCGCCGCTGCCGGAGGAGAAAACAAGGATAGATACCGGTTTTTGTTATCCGACGGTACGTTTTTCCAGCAAGCGATGGTTGCTACTCAGCTTATTGATGTGGTTAGATCTAAGCAGGTGCAGAAAGGATCCATTATTCAGATGACTCAATATACGTGTAATAGGATTCGTGACCGATT TATTATTATTATCATAGGTCTCAATGTGATTATCGATACGTGTGATATTATTGGTGATCCAAAGCCATTCTCTGTTAAGCTCCCTGGCAATGACACTTCTTCAATCGAAAGATCTGGAGCACCAATGCAATCTTCTCTAAATCAGCCAGCACCAACAGTTACAAGACCAAATACTAATGCGGGCCCACCCGTTCACGCTCGCACCAGTGAACACAATGCAGGCTTGCATTCTTACGGGAATGGAAGATCTGCAGTGCCAATGCAGTCTTCTTTTAACCAGCCAACCACAACAGTTACAAGACCAAATACCAATGTGGGACCACCAGTTTATAATAATGCTTTCAATAACAATTCGGTAAATAACCGTATGTCTTCGATCCGACCAGCATTTAATCAAATGCCCCCAATGTATGGTAACAGGGGGCCTGCGGCTAAAACTGAAGCTCCTGCAAGAGTTATACCAATTGCTGCTTTGAATCCATATCAAGGTAAATGGACCATTAAGGCTCGGGTGACTGCAAAAGGCGAGCTTAGACATTACAGCAATGCGAAAGGAGATGGTAAAGTTTTCTCCTTTGATCTTCTTGATTCCGATGGAGAAATACGCGCAACGTGCTTTAACGCTGTTGCTGACCAGTTTTACAACCAGATTGAAGTGGGCAAGGTTTATTATATATCAAGAGGAAGTGTAAAACCTGCTCAAAAAGCTTTTAACCATTTAAAAAACGACTATGAAATTACACTCGACCAGACGTCAACAGTTCAACCTTGCTTTGACGATGACAACTCAATTCCAAGTCAGCAGTTTCATTTTCGGTCTATTGCCGAGATCGAAGGTATGGATAGCAACACGATTTTGGATATAATTGGCGTGGTTTCAAGTATCACTCCTTCATCGTCAATAATGACGAAAAACCAAACCGAAACTCAAAAACGGAGTCTTTCGTTAAAGGATATGTCCGGAAGAAGTATTGATTTGACTTTATGGGGTAACTTTTGCAATGTAGATGGTCAAAAAATTCAAACCATGTTGGATTCTGGTCAATTCCCGATACTAGCTGTGAAGTCTGCTAGAGTGCATGAATATAACGGGAAGTCTATCGGGACCATATCCTCGAGCCAGCTGGTTATAGAACCTGATTTTCCCGAGGCACATAAACTTAAAGAATGGTTCAACGGTGTCGGGAGGAACGCCCCTACTGTACCTATGTCACGGGAATCCGTGTCTCGGACTGATAAGAAGACGTTAGCCCAGATTAAAGATGAAAAGTTGGGGATGTCTGAAAAGCCTGATTGGATTACGGTTAATGCCACAATCTTCCATATAAAAGTTGAAAACTTTTGCTACACAGCGTGCCCGATTATGGTTGGTGATAGAAAATGCACGAAAAAAGTTGTGAATAACGGAGATGGAAAATGGCGGTGTGACAAGTGCGATCAGACCGTTGATGAATGTGATTATAGGTATATCCTACAGGTACAAATACAAGACCATACGGGTCTCGTATGGGCAACTGCATTTCAAGAAACTGGCGAGGAGATAATGGGTGTTTCCGCTAAAGATTTGTATCTCATAAAAAATGAAGAACAAGACGATGATAAGTTCACAGAAATTCTTCATAATGCTCTTTTTAACGAGTTTAGTTTTACACTAAAAGTGAAGGAAGAGAGTTACGGTGATGATCAGCGATCAGTAAAATCCAATATTTTTAAAGCACAGAAGATAAAGTTTTCATCACACACGAAAGCTCTACTTCAAGAAATAGAGAAAATTCATAAAAAGGAGGACCCAAGTTCCGTAACGATAAATCACGGGCTTAAACCTCAAACAGGGACTGTGGGTCAACAAACTGCTTTGCCTGCTAGTCATGTAGGTCATTATGGGAGTCAATATGGTGGTTCTGTTGGAAGAATGAACAGTGGTGTGTCTTCAGGTGGTGGAAATGGTGGTGCCTCCGGTGAGTGCTTTAAGTGCCATCAGTCGGGGCATTGGGCAAGAGACTGCCCTGGTGTCCGCAATGTTCCTTCATACGGTGGCTATTGA
- the LOC110930047 gene encoding uncharacterized protein LOC110930047 yields the protein MNPLTGIFQIYPPSHSVPHKLSSFILQTKTALFSDHRKLLPVITLTVTQTMSSPEQIDFLKRTSFVYLLLRSSIAFLFVVFSLLVVFTVVFLALFISISYPFYAPSRCKIVSSSVDIRSAKVCELGLLNHTLKHVFYPSAKKKFRCRYDYYWASVFEVEYTDRSGYSHTAFAEAPSEALPHDCRPTFDAAWMAKDTFQVNETYDCWYALGISKLNLYYDEFFDCQSDHPSTTEMLERYLIMSTEMLMSWFTHIRQGELMYLSLEVIDGAATGILVSLIPMALSRMLYLLKSHIDNMGWGRWARDADLVRLKQACFVACFCFVSWLALQYRRYSLLDIIRALT from the exons ATGAACCCACTCACGGGGATATTCCAAATTTACCCTCCATCACATAGCGTCCCACACAAGCTTTCTTCATTCATCTTACAAACAAAAACCGCCTTATTTTCCGATCACCGGAAACTTCTTCCGGTGATCACACTCACCGTCACACAAACCATGAGCTCACCGGAGCAGATAGATTTCTTGAAGAGGACTTCTTTTGTATACCTATTACTCCGATCCTCTATTGCTTTTCTATTTGTAGTTTTCTCCCTTTTAGTTGTGTTTACGGTTGTTTTTTTAGCGTTGTTCATCTCGATTTCGTATCCGTTTTATGCCCCCTCTCGGTGCAAGATAGTCTCCAgca GTGTAGATATTAGGTCAGCAAAAGTCTGCGAACTTGGACTGCTGAATCATACACTGAAACATGTATTTTACCCGTCTGCAAAGAAGAAATTCCGATGCCGCTATGATTATTACTGGGCTTCTGTATTTGAG GTAGAATATACAGACCGCTCTGGTTATTCTCATACTGCATTTGCAGAAGCTCCCAGTGAGGCCCTACCACATGATTGCAGACCCACTTTTGATGCTGCATGGATGGCTAAAGATACATTCCAG GTGAATGAAACTTATGATTGCTGGTATGCCCTGGGCATTTCAAAACTAAACTTGTATTATGATGAGTTTTTTGATTGCCAATCTGACCATCCATCAACGACGGAAATGCTTGAGCGCTATCTTATTAT GTCCACGGAGATGTTAATGTCCTGGTTTACTCATATACGTCAAGGGGAGCTCATGTATTTGAGTTTGGAAGTCATTGATGGAGCAGCTACGGGAATTTTAGTCTCGTTGATCCCGATGGCATTGAGTAGAATGCTTTATCTACTCAAATCTCATATTGATAACATGGGTTGGGGCCGTTGGGCAAGGGATGCCGATCTGGTTCGTTTGAAACAAGCTTGTTTTGTAGCATGTTTTTGTTTTGTGAGTTGGTTAGCACTTCAGTATCGGAGATACAGTCTCTTGGACATCATTCGTGCTCTTACATAG
- the LOC110930046 gene encoding protein CYCLOPS isoform X2 produces the protein MEMEGSVCSDLYRNTSEEMFIRTLMESSVGLPAPTMENLGFKNLSNNLRVDSEELFKSWLTTGENQGHSSTHNRPPRQLSRMLTDQASQQNCVPPQSPWVVNDASGDMNGHSVRGPAEKGLQGSNLYLAKAWFNSSQPMTRSRSSELRRKYVAMQNSQTTINIEAMHNESRLAVNQSKNDFSNPFNDLISTSNSSSSTFNGPQVDKVSSVVSMLKGSLERKKLENRVEKEVTDNSLEYRTAQEVREVHLNDLIVGDINDGVLMQRLEGAMDADLEGFVAPTNLIQRNAGSREASQSESSADPHAISTGFEVSDGPSNSGQSQGVCHSPRKVFGNGKYTETGSLAKGDPTKKRRVERSRKMAEAKGKTQTSATSSDVQSILKRCENLEKEVRSLKLNLAFMNRKDSEQTKQIEDLQKQNEEMGDEKERLLEEIDRILSRQDKM, from the exons ATGGAGATGGAGGGAAGTGTTTGTTCAGATTTGTACAGAAACACGAGCGAGGAGATGTTTATTAGAACGTTGATGGAGAGTTCGGTCGGGTTACCAGCACCGACGATGGAGAATCTTGGGTTCAAGAATCTTTCTAATAACTTAAGGGTGGATAGTGAAGAGCTCTTCAAAAGCTGGCTCACTACTGGAGAA AATCAAGGCCATAGTTCAACTCATAATCGTCCTCCTCGGCAATTATCAAG GATGCTCACTGATCAAGCTAGTCAACAAAACTGTGTTCCGCCCCAAAGTCCTTGGGTAGTCAATGATGCCTCGGGTGACATGAATGGACATTCAGTCAG GGGTCCTGCAGAAAAGGGGTTGCAGGGTAGCAATTTATACCTGGCTAAG GCATGGTTTAATAGTTCCCAACCAATGACCAGAAGTCGTTCATCAGAATTAAG GAGGAAGTAT gttgCAATGCAAAACTCACAGACAACAATCAATATAGAAGCGATGCATAATGAATCAAGGCTTGCAGTCAACCAATCGAAAAATGATTTTTCCAACCCCTTTAATGATCTGATCTCCACATCTAATTCATCATCATCTACTTTTAACGGCCCACAGGTCGATAAGGTTTCTTCTGTTGTGAGCATGCTAAAGGGTTCATTAGAACGCAAGAAGCTTGAAAACCGTGTTGAAAAAGAAGTGACCGATAATTCTTTAGAATATCGCACTGCGCAAGAAGTACGCGAAGTCCATTTAAATGATTTAATAGTTGGTGATATCAACGATGGTGTGTTAATGCAAAGACTTGAAGGAGCTATGGATGCTGACCTGGAGGGATTTGTGGCCCCCACAAATCTAATTCAGAGAAATGCCGGATCTCGAGAAGCTTCACAAAGTGAATCTTCTGCTGATCCGCATGCGATTTCAACAGGATTCGAGGTATCTGACGGTCCAAGCAATTCTGGTCAATCACAAGGTGTTTGCCACAGCCCCCGAAAGgtatttggaaatgggaaatatACGGAAACGGGCAGCCTTGCAAAAG GAGATCCAACAAAGAAGCGCAGGGTAGAAAGGTCACGGAA AATGGCGGAAGCAAAAGGGAAAACTCAAACATCAGCAACTTCATCCGATGTGCAATCTATTTTGAAGCGATGTGAAAATCTTGAGAAGGAAGTGCGGTCACTCAAACTTAATTTAGCGTTCATGAACAG GAAAGATTCAGAACAGACTAAGCAGATCGAAGATCTCCAGAAGCAGAACGAAGAAATGGGAGATGAAAAAGAACGTCTCTTAGAAGAGATAGATAGAATCTTATCCCGACAAGATAAGATGTGA
- the LOC110930046 gene encoding protein CYCLOPS isoform X1 yields MEMEGSVCSDLYRNTSEEMFIRTLMESSVGLPAPTMENLGFKNLSNNLRVDSEELFKSWLTTGENQGHSSTHNRPPRQLSSRMLTDQASQQNCVPPQSPWVVNDASGDMNGHSVRGPAEKGLQGSNLYLAKAWFNSSQPMTRSRSSELRRKYVAMQNSQTTINIEAMHNESRLAVNQSKNDFSNPFNDLISTSNSSSSTFNGPQVDKVSSVVSMLKGSLERKKLENRVEKEVTDNSLEYRTAQEVREVHLNDLIVGDINDGVLMQRLEGAMDADLEGFVAPTNLIQRNAGSREASQSESSADPHAISTGFEVSDGPSNSGQSQGVCHSPRKVFGNGKYTETGSLAKGDPTKKRRVERSRKMAEAKGKTQTSATSSDVQSILKRCENLEKEVRSLKLNLAFMNRKDSEQTKQIEDLQKQNEEMGDEKERLLEEIDRILSRQDKM; encoded by the exons ATGGAGATGGAGGGAAGTGTTTGTTCAGATTTGTACAGAAACACGAGCGAGGAGATGTTTATTAGAACGTTGATGGAGAGTTCGGTCGGGTTACCAGCACCGACGATGGAGAATCTTGGGTTCAAGAATCTTTCTAATAACTTAAGGGTGGATAGTGAAGAGCTCTTCAAAAGCTGGCTCACTACTGGAGAA AATCAAGGCCATAGTTCAACTCATAATCGTCCTCCTCGGCAATTATCAAG CAGGATGCTCACTGATCAAGCTAGTCAACAAAACTGTGTTCCGCCCCAAAGTCCTTGGGTAGTCAATGATGCCTCGGGTGACATGAATGGACATTCAGTCAG GGGTCCTGCAGAAAAGGGGTTGCAGGGTAGCAATTTATACCTGGCTAAG GCATGGTTTAATAGTTCCCAACCAATGACCAGAAGTCGTTCATCAGAATTAAG GAGGAAGTAT gttgCAATGCAAAACTCACAGACAACAATCAATATAGAAGCGATGCATAATGAATCAAGGCTTGCAGTCAACCAATCGAAAAATGATTTTTCCAACCCCTTTAATGATCTGATCTCCACATCTAATTCATCATCATCTACTTTTAACGGCCCACAGGTCGATAAGGTTTCTTCTGTTGTGAGCATGCTAAAGGGTTCATTAGAACGCAAGAAGCTTGAAAACCGTGTTGAAAAAGAAGTGACCGATAATTCTTTAGAATATCGCACTGCGCAAGAAGTACGCGAAGTCCATTTAAATGATTTAATAGTTGGTGATATCAACGATGGTGTGTTAATGCAAAGACTTGAAGGAGCTATGGATGCTGACCTGGAGGGATTTGTGGCCCCCACAAATCTAATTCAGAGAAATGCCGGATCTCGAGAAGCTTCACAAAGTGAATCTTCTGCTGATCCGCATGCGATTTCAACAGGATTCGAGGTATCTGACGGTCCAAGCAATTCTGGTCAATCACAAGGTGTTTGCCACAGCCCCCGAAAGgtatttggaaatgggaaatatACGGAAACGGGCAGCCTTGCAAAAG GAGATCCAACAAAGAAGCGCAGGGTAGAAAGGTCACGGAA AATGGCGGAAGCAAAAGGGAAAACTCAAACATCAGCAACTTCATCCGATGTGCAATCTATTTTGAAGCGATGTGAAAATCTTGAGAAGGAAGTGCGGTCACTCAAACTTAATTTAGCGTTCATGAACAG GAAAGATTCAGAACAGACTAAGCAGATCGAAGATCTCCAGAAGCAGAACGAAGAAATGGGAGATGAAAAAGAACGTCTCTTAGAAGAGATAGATAGAATCTTATCCCGACAAGATAAGATGTGA